The proteins below come from a single Desulfovibrio sp. JC022 genomic window:
- a CDS encoding DUF364 domain-containing protein, which translates to MNKSILKEVQSRAYEIWNSAGILDENIEVKARTLSTEEAIGNPEGDDFPLLRGKEKLMEAQFRDCKGQAFTDRYGDFSNTLREIAEMDLSNNFRRAIFVSALNAVQCSLGKADRTIHCKDEGPALCAPKLGDYIEEKYGKPKLGLVGYQPAMIKALSGRFDMRIVDLDPDNIGSVKCGITVEGPDNTAEVLDDVNLLIVTGSTIVNDSINNFLREDKPTIFFGTTVSAAAEMMGWQRFCCQSS; encoded by the coding sequence ATGAATAAATCAATCTTAAAAGAAGTTCAGTCACGGGCATACGAAATATGGAATTCAGCGGGTATACTTGATGAAAACATTGAAGTGAAAGCCCGCACCCTGTCCACAGAAGAAGCCATAGGCAATCCCGAAGGAGATGATTTCCCCCTGCTGCGAGGCAAGGAAAAACTTATGGAAGCGCAGTTCCGGGACTGCAAAGGACAGGCTTTTACCGACCGCTACGGGGATTTCAGCAACACGTTGCGTGAAATAGCGGAAATGGACCTGAGTAACAATTTCCGACGGGCCATCTTTGTCTCTGCCTTGAACGCCGTGCAATGCAGCCTTGGCAAAGCGGACCGAACCATCCATTGTAAAGACGAAGGCCCGGCCCTGTGCGCTCCCAAGCTGGGGGATTACATTGAAGAAAAGTACGGCAAACCCAAGCTGGGACTGGTCGGTTATCAACCAGCCATGATCAAAGCCCTTTCCGGGCGATTTGATATGCGCATTGTGGACCTCGACCCGGACAATATCGGCAGCGTAAAATGCGGCATAACCGTGGAAGGACCGGACAACACCGCCGAAGTGCTGGATGATGTCAACCTGCTGATTGTCACCGGGTCAACCATTGTTAACGACAGCATCAACAATTTCCTGCGTGAGGACAAACCGACCATATTCTTTGGCACCACTGTTTCCGCCGCAGCGGAAATGATGGGCTGGCAACGATTCTGCTGCCAAAGCTCCTAA
- a CDS encoding molybdopterin-binding protein — protein sequence MMKTVPVQDSIGNVLCHDMTRIVPGEYKGPAFKKGHIITPEDIPVLLEIGKEHVYILTLEDGQLHENDAARRIARAVAGPGITLTDISEGRINMIASPGLLCINVEALNRINSIDEVVVATLHNGIQITESREVAGTRVVPLVIEENKIEQVEEICRDCGPIVSVKPFRNLKVGLITTGSEVYHGRIKDKFGPVIRKKFSQLNSEVIGQTFVSDDPDMTSTAILKAIDDGAQMVVVTGGMSVDPDDQTPASIRATGAEIVTYGAPTFPGVMFMLGYLNGVPIVGLPGCVMYYRASIFDLIVPRIVAGERPNRMEIAELGHGGFCAGCDTCRYPLCSFGK from the coding sequence ATGATGAAAACTGTTCCTGTTCAGGACTCCATCGGCAATGTCCTCTGCCATGACATGACCCGCATCGTCCCCGGCGAATACAAGGGCCCTGCCTTTAAAAAAGGACACATCATCACCCCGGAAGATATTCCGGTACTTTTGGAAATCGGCAAGGAGCATGTTTACATCCTGACCCTTGAAGATGGGCAGCTGCATGAAAACGATGCCGCAAGACGTATTGCCAGAGCTGTAGCGGGTCCGGGAATCACCCTCACCGACATCAGCGAAGGGCGCATTAACATGATCGCCTCTCCGGGGCTGCTCTGCATCAACGTAGAAGCCCTGAACCGCATCAATAGTATTGATGAAGTGGTTGTGGCGACCCTGCATAACGGTATCCAGATCACTGAATCACGCGAAGTTGCCGGAACCCGCGTTGTCCCGCTGGTCATTGAAGAAAACAAGATCGAACAGGTGGAAGAAATCTGCCGTGATTGCGGTCCTATCGTCAGCGTAAAGCCTTTCCGTAACCTCAAAGTGGGCCTGATCACCACCGGAAGCGAAGTCTACCACGGACGGATCAAGGACAAATTCGGTCCTGTTATCCGCAAAAAATTTTCCCAGCTTAATTCGGAAGTCATCGGCCAGACCTTTGTCAGCGATGATCCCGATATGACCAGCACCGCGATCCTCAAAGCAATTGATGACGGAGCGCAGATGGTGGTGGTCACCGGAGGCATGAGCGTCGACCCTGACGACCAGACCCCGGCTTCAATCAGGGCCACAGGTGCCGAAATCGTCACCTACGGGGCTCCTACCTTTCCCGGAGTAATGTTCATGCTCGGCTACCTGAACGGTGTACCCATCGTGGGTCTGCCGGGCTGTGTCATGTACTACCGGGCCAGTATTTTTGACCTAATTGTTCCGCGGATCGTGGCTGGTGAACGCCCCAACCGTATGGAAATCGCCGAATTGGGCCACGGTGGTTTCTGCGCCGGTTGCGACACCTGCCGCTACCCGCTGTGTTCTTTTGGAAAATAG